The Candidatus Koribacter versatilis Ellin345 genome has a segment encoding these proteins:
- a CDS encoding 3-hydroxyanthranilate 3,4-dioxygenase yields the protein MPSIKTLKAFNLHGWIEQNKEKLKPPVGNAQVWDDGEFMVTVVGGPNQRRDFHDDPTEEFFYQLQGDIKLRVIEEVGKPPVEIPIREGEVFLLPKHMRHSPQRGPNTIGMVVEMPRPEGTVDAFEWYCPNCHQLVHRAEVKLKSIVKDLPPLFEQFYSNEELRRCKHCGTVHPGKQ from the coding sequence ATGCCGTCAATCAAGACGCTGAAGGCCTTCAACCTGCACGGTTGGATCGAGCAGAACAAGGAGAAGCTGAAACCGCCGGTCGGTAATGCGCAGGTTTGGGACGACGGCGAGTTCATGGTGACAGTGGTCGGCGGACCGAACCAGCGGCGCGATTTCCATGACGATCCGACGGAAGAATTCTTCTACCAATTGCAGGGCGACATCAAGCTGCGCGTGATTGAGGAAGTTGGCAAGCCGCCGGTGGAGATCCCTATCCGCGAGGGTGAAGTGTTCCTGCTGCCGAAGCACATGCGTCACTCGCCGCAACGCGGGCCGAATACGATCGGCATGGTGGTGGAGATGCCGCGACCCGAGGGCACGGTGGACGCGTTCGAGTGGTATTGCCCGAATTGCCATCAACTGGTGCATCGCGCGGAAGTGAAGCTGAAGAGCATTGTGAAAGATCTGCCACCGCTGTTTGAACAGTTCTATTCCAACGAAGAGTTACGCCGCTGCAAGCATTGCGGCACGGTGCATCCGGGCAAGCAGTAA
- a CDS encoding RidA family protein: protein MESKVLKGRAKPRGKYPHIKRAGDFLFVSGTSSRRADNSIAGAEVDALGTTRLDIREQTRAVIENVRDILASADATLKDVAEVTTYLVNMNDFAGYNEVYGEFFDYDGPARTTVAVHQLPHPHLLIEIRAVAYKPLAK, encoded by the coding sequence ATGGAAAGCAAAGTCCTGAAAGGTCGAGCCAAGCCACGCGGTAAATATCCGCACATCAAGCGCGCGGGAGACTTTCTGTTTGTGTCGGGAACGAGTTCGCGGCGCGCCGATAATTCGATCGCAGGCGCGGAAGTGGATGCGCTGGGAACAACGCGACTCGACATCCGTGAGCAGACGCGCGCGGTGATTGAGAACGTGCGCGACATCCTGGCGAGTGCCGACGCAACGCTGAAAGACGTAGCCGAAGTGACGACGTATCTCGTGAACATGAACGACTTCGCGGGATATAACGAAGTGTACGGTGAGTTCTTTGACTACGATGGGCCGGCGCGGACAACTGTAGCCGTGCATCAATTGCCGCATCCGCACTTGCTGATTGAAATCCGCGCGGTGGCATACAAACCGCTCGCGAAATAA
- a CDS encoding 2-hydroxymuconic semialdehyde dehydrogenase, which translates to MKSLHSYIGGRFVPGKRGFADINPADGSVAATVTEASAEMVDEAVAAARKALHGEWGKLGARGRATVLYKIAEGIEKRFDCFVQAEVADTGKPLSLASRLDVPRAAANFRVFADVIKIAGLEAFETELPDGRRALNYTVRKPIGVVGIVTPWNLPLLLLTWKVAPALACGNAVVVKPSEETPATATLLAEVMQEAGVPDGVYNVVHGFGPNSAGEFLVSHPGVNAVTFTGESQTGASIMRACAPTVKPVSFELGGKNAAVIFADCDFDATIAGMSDAVFLNTGQVCLCAERVYVERRIFDRFVAALTERAKSYDLGWPMEPATSMGPLISKVHREKVLSYFDLAREEGATVVIGGGVPTFGDGRDSGFYVQPTIFTGLKESARCVKEEIFGPVCHVAPFDSEEEAVALANDTRYGLAASIWTSDLQRAHRVAPQMNAGITWVNCWFLRDLRTPFGGVGLSGIGREGGMHSLNFYSELNNICIRTE; encoded by the coding sequence TTGAAGTCGCTGCACAGCTACATTGGCGGACGCTTCGTGCCCGGCAAACGGGGGTTTGCGGACATTAATCCCGCAGATGGAAGTGTTGCTGCCACCGTGACGGAAGCGTCAGCCGAGATGGTGGACGAAGCTGTTGCTGCGGCGCGCAAGGCGCTGCATGGGGAGTGGGGCAAACTCGGCGCGCGTGGTCGAGCGACTGTTCTCTACAAGATTGCGGAAGGAATTGAGAAGCGCTTTGACTGCTTTGTACAGGCGGAGGTCGCAGACACGGGCAAGCCCTTATCGCTGGCCTCCCGACTGGATGTGCCACGCGCCGCCGCGAACTTTCGAGTGTTTGCTGATGTGATCAAAATCGCGGGGCTGGAAGCGTTCGAGACCGAATTGCCGGACGGTCGCCGCGCGCTGAATTACACCGTGCGCAAGCCGATTGGTGTAGTTGGGATCGTGACTCCGTGGAACTTGCCGCTGCTGCTACTGACGTGGAAGGTGGCTCCGGCACTGGCGTGCGGAAACGCGGTGGTGGTGAAGCCGTCGGAAGAGACGCCAGCGACCGCGACACTGCTAGCGGAAGTGATGCAGGAAGCGGGCGTACCCGATGGCGTCTATAACGTGGTGCACGGGTTCGGGCCAAACTCGGCGGGTGAGTTTCTGGTCAGCCATCCGGGCGTGAACGCGGTGACTTTTACGGGGGAGTCGCAGACGGGCGCCTCTATTATGCGGGCTTGCGCGCCGACCGTGAAGCCGGTTTCGTTTGAGTTGGGCGGCAAGAATGCCGCCGTCATTTTTGCTGACTGTGATTTCGACGCGACCATCGCGGGCATGAGTGATGCGGTGTTCCTCAACACCGGCCAGGTTTGTCTGTGTGCAGAGCGCGTGTACGTGGAAAGACGAATCTTCGATAGGTTTGTCGCGGCTCTGACGGAGCGCGCGAAGAGTTATGACCTGGGATGGCCGATGGAACCGGCTACATCGATGGGGCCTCTGATTTCGAAGGTGCATCGCGAGAAAGTTCTGTCTTATTTCGACCTGGCGCGCGAAGAGGGCGCAACTGTCGTAATCGGCGGTGGCGTGCCGACGTTTGGTGATGGCCGCGATAGCGGCTTCTATGTACAGCCAACGATCTTCACGGGACTGAAGGAATCGGCGCGCTGCGTGAAAGAAGAAATCTTCGGACCGGTGTGCCACGTTGCACCGTTCGATTCCGAAGAAGAAGCAGTGGCGCTGGCGAACGATACGCGGTATGGTTTGGCGGCTTCAATTTGGACGAGTGATTTGCAGAGGGCGCACCGCGTGGCGCCGCAGATGAATGCAGGCATCACGTGGGTGAATTGCTGGTTCCTGCGCGATTTGCGCACGCCATTCGGCGGAGTTGGGCTATCGGGAATTGGGCGCGAGGGCGGGATGCACTCGCTGAATTTCTATTCCGAGTTGAACAACATCTGCATTCGGACCGAGTAA
- a CDS encoding alpha/beta fold hydrolase, translated as MICLLASLPIAALAADVSHVKANCKGAHYDYVLFSTGYEMQPAILLLHGAGGSPDSMIEAWAAFAKKNGIALIAPSLPRDEKFEGVAPAVFHCVLDDALTHAKFDAKKVYVFGYSMGGYLAFDVITLDAESYAGGAIFANGVEDQYASIFDQAKRKVPVALYIGDADRVYPIAQTRRTQKMLQARGYTLHYRELPKADHDYFAFADEINAETWKFWQEHSASKAK; from the coding sequence ATGATCTGTCTGCTTGCGTCCCTGCCAATTGCGGCTCTCGCCGCGGACGTTTCACACGTCAAGGCGAACTGCAAAGGGGCGCATTACGACTATGTTCTATTCAGTACCGGGTACGAAATGCAACCGGCGATTCTTCTGCTGCACGGCGCTGGGGGCAGCCCCGATTCGATGATCGAAGCGTGGGCAGCTTTCGCAAAAAAGAATGGGATTGCGCTGATCGCACCTTCGCTGCCTCGGGATGAGAAGTTTGAAGGCGTCGCACCTGCAGTATTCCATTGCGTGCTTGATGACGCGCTGACGCACGCGAAGTTCGATGCCAAGAAGGTCTACGTCTTCGGCTATTCGATGGGCGGCTACCTCGCATTCGATGTGATCACGCTCGATGCGGAGTCCTACGCCGGCGGCGCGATTTTTGCCAATGGCGTTGAAGATCAATATGCGTCGATATTCGACCAGGCAAAGCGCAAGGTGCCGGTCGCGCTTTACATCGGTGATGCGGACCGCGTGTACCCGATTGCGCAAACGAGAAGGACGCAGAAGATGCTGCAAGCTCGCGGGTACACGCTGCATTATCGTGAGCTGCCGAAGGCAGACCACGATTACTTTGCCTTCGCGGATGAGATCAACGCTGAGACCTGGAAATTCTGGCAGGAACATTCGGCCTCGAAAGCGAAATAG
- a CDS encoding zinc ribbon domain-containing protein translates to MADFHGSFEYAGPDRAVRQQGNCRIQIDPELFTCSPDLGTPIVFDLGDIDAIHTERFTIRIALYTGSTLTLNQLGRDMQPLISDLMPKFRDRMAKCLLVGDLEEVDRFEGSFQLESVVQKCPSCGAATTSSKFCPSCGKPTHPEETAPMQCPGCGASVQGKNFCPECGGALRANTAVAPHGGPAQIRLYKSNVGVLATESQSFQWRLADLDAVKADPKTYQAVLEIGCTALRINELGKRTEDFARKVRETTSELLANGSKALHTAFPFLNPDQLQSVAQLLREGSSAPVTKLDAIHPQMSAALEKNAVDATLKPYYDDLVKRTAPGLLYAGFKIIRPEDEDLAAPKEEAAPEDQAPGDADGAPAADAAGPATLYWFFFPLSTKPGSADLANAVAWEASSASGRATYFFRLFDRAEKARLQDPLAVADSIRRLNSVLGTLNFRRRPIYLSDAELNTDPRFHRYAIAARRIPELRQVRASLLGRAIHSSFDAWQTQVANLLDKA, encoded by the coding sequence GTGGCAGACTTTCATGGCAGCTTCGAGTACGCCGGTCCGGACCGCGCCGTCCGGCAACAAGGCAATTGCCGCATTCAAATCGATCCCGAGCTATTCACTTGCTCGCCCGACCTCGGCACGCCCATCGTCTTCGATCTCGGCGACATTGACGCCATTCACACCGAACGTTTCACCATTCGCATTGCGCTCTACACCGGGTCAACTCTCACGCTGAATCAGCTCGGCCGCGACATGCAACCGCTGATCAGCGATCTCATGCCAAAGTTCCGCGACCGCATGGCGAAGTGCCTGCTTGTCGGCGATCTCGAAGAAGTAGATCGCTTCGAAGGTTCATTCCAACTGGAAAGCGTGGTTCAGAAGTGCCCGTCCTGCGGCGCCGCGACTACCTCATCGAAGTTCTGTCCGTCGTGCGGCAAGCCGACGCATCCGGAAGAGACTGCGCCAATGCAATGCCCAGGTTGCGGCGCAAGTGTGCAGGGCAAGAACTTCTGCCCTGAGTGCGGCGGGGCGCTGCGAGCTAACACCGCCGTCGCGCCGCACGGAGGCCCCGCGCAGATCCGTCTCTACAAGAGCAACGTCGGCGTGCTCGCCACGGAATCCCAGAGCTTTCAATGGCGTCTCGCAGATCTTGATGCGGTCAAGGCCGATCCGAAGACCTACCAGGCCGTCCTCGAGATCGGCTGCACCGCACTACGCATCAACGAACTAGGCAAGCGTACTGAAGATTTCGCGCGAAAAGTCCGCGAGACTACCAGCGAACTCCTCGCCAATGGGTCGAAAGCGCTGCACACCGCGTTCCCGTTCCTCAATCCCGACCAGCTTCAGTCGGTAGCACAACTCCTGCGCGAAGGCAGTTCCGCCCCGGTCACGAAGCTCGACGCGATCCATCCGCAGATGAGCGCCGCGCTGGAGAAGAATGCTGTTGACGCTACCCTCAAGCCCTACTACGACGACCTCGTAAAGCGCACCGCCCCCGGCTTGCTCTACGCCGGCTTCAAAATCATTCGTCCCGAAGACGAAGACCTCGCCGCCCCGAAAGAAGAAGCGGCGCCCGAAGATCAGGCTCCCGGCGATGCCGATGGTGCTCCCGCTGCCGACGCCGCTGGCCCGGCTACTCTCTACTGGTTCTTTTTCCCGCTCTCCACAAAGCCCGGCAGCGCTGATCTTGCCAATGCCGTCGCGTGGGAAGCCAGCTCTGCCTCCGGCCGTGCCACCTACTTCTTCCGCCTCTTCGATCGCGCCGAGAAAGCCAGGTTGCAAGATCCTCTAGCTGTCGCCGATTCCATCCGTCGCCTCAACTCGGTCCTAGGCACGCTCAACTTCCGCCGCCGACCGATCTACCTCAGCGACGCCGAACTCAACACCGACCCTCGCTTCCATCGCTATGCCATCGCTGCGCGTCGCATCCCGGAGTTGCGCCAGGTGCGCGCCAGCCTGCTCGGGCGCGCCATCCACAGCAGCTTCGACGCATGGCAGACCCAGGTCGCCAACCTCCTCGATAAGGCATAA
- a CDS encoding threonine ammonia-lyase, with amino-acid sequence MATHTPHRPAASVTLESIEQARARIRADVYFSPCNHSHSISKIAGQRVYLKLENLQMTGSFKERGALNKILTLSNDEKQRGVIAASAGNHAQGVSFHATRHGIRARIVMPMMTPLVKVNATRGYGAEVILHGADYDEAYEEACRLAALEGLVFIHPFDDPQVIAGQGTIALELLEQAPDMEAVVVPIGGGGLISGIACALKSLRPDIRVIGVQAARMPSMQSALQAHKAVTIDSNTTIADGIAVRRSGDLTVHLVESYVDELVVAEEEEIASGILTLLEREKTLAEGAGAAAVAALLHHKTSLKNEKTVALVCGGNIDVSLLARIIQRGLAKDGRLVRLQIHLSDRPGSLHQLTRLLTVHQANIVELHHDRTYYGVNLGDTMIDVTLEARGEEQIQQILHGLRQEGYRHERIV; translated from the coding sequence ATGGCGACCCACACTCCGCATCGGCCCGCCGCGTCTGTAACGCTCGAATCCATCGAGCAGGCGCGCGCCCGCATTCGCGCCGATGTTTACTTCTCCCCCTGCAACCACTCGCACTCAATCTCCAAGATCGCCGGCCAGCGCGTATACCTGAAGCTCGAAAATCTCCAGATGACCGGTTCCTTCAAGGAACGTGGCGCGCTCAACAAAATTCTCACGCTCTCCAACGACGAGAAGCAGCGTGGCGTCATCGCAGCCAGCGCTGGCAATCACGCGCAAGGTGTCTCGTTCCACGCCACGCGCCATGGCATTCGCGCCCGCATCGTCATGCCGATGATGACGCCTTTGGTTAAAGTCAATGCCACGCGCGGCTACGGCGCCGAAGTCATCCTCCATGGCGCCGACTACGACGAAGCTTACGAAGAAGCTTGCCGCCTCGCCGCCCTCGAAGGCCTCGTATTCATTCATCCTTTTGACGATCCGCAGGTCATCGCCGGGCAGGGAACCATCGCGCTCGAATTGCTCGAGCAAGCGCCCGACATGGAAGCTGTCGTCGTGCCCATCGGCGGCGGAGGTCTTATCAGCGGCATCGCTTGCGCATTGAAATCCCTGCGTCCGGATATCCGCGTCATCGGCGTGCAGGCCGCGCGTATGCCTTCCATGCAAAGTGCATTGCAAGCGCACAAGGCGGTCACCATTGATTCGAACACCACTATCGCTGATGGCATCGCTGTCCGCCGATCCGGCGATCTCACTGTCCATCTCGTCGAAAGCTACGTCGACGAACTCGTCGTCGCCGAAGAAGAAGAAATTGCCAGCGGCATCCTCACCCTGCTCGAACGCGAGAAGACTCTCGCCGAAGGCGCCGGCGCCGCAGCAGTCGCCGCCCTGTTACACCACAAAACTTCGCTGAAAAATGAAAAGACCGTTGCCCTCGTTTGCGGCGGCAACATCGACGTCTCGTTGCTGGCCCGCATCATCCAGCGCGGTCTTGCCAAAGACGGCCGCCTCGTCCGGCTGCAGATCCATCTCTCCGATCGTCCCGGCTCGTTGCATCAACTTACGCGCCTACTTACCGTGCATCAGGCCAACATCGTCGAATTACACCATGACCGCACCTACTATGGCGTGAACCTCGGCGACACCATGATTGACGTCACCCTGGAGGCTCGCGGGGAGGAGCAGATCCAGCAGATCCTCCACGGCCTGCGGCAGGAGGGTTATAGGCATGAGCGCATTGTGTAA
- a CDS encoding type IV pilus twitching motility protein PilT, whose amino-acid sequence MSASEPALSSAPSPSPTPVFTTDEMLRTMLKVSEKVSDLIFSPGRAPQVELNSALVAVPGLPTLMPVDTRRIAGDLMGNNEQATTSLREKGSADLSYSLARESRFRVNIFSQRGSYAIVMRVIPHSVPTFEQLNLPPQLADITKLINGIVLVTGPTGSGKSSTLAAIINKVNLEKAWHIVTIEDPIEFLHPHKQCTIHQRELHSDTPSFALALRAALRQAPKVILVGEMRDRETMEIALEAAETGHLVMSTLHTTDASKTVERIIGTFPISDQHIIRIRLAKSFRYIISQRLMPKKDKTGRVAAIEILKSTIRTREYVEKGENEGKTLLDAMRDGDLDGMQCFDDVIERMIREGVVDIDTGLGYSTNPGNLRLQLADLIDAQRAAESEFEP is encoded by the coding sequence ATGTCTGCCTCTGAACCAGCGCTTTCGTCCGCACCTTCGCCATCGCCTACGCCGGTGTTTACCACCGATGAGATGCTCAGAACCATGCTGAAAGTCTCTGAAAAGGTCAGCGACCTGATCTTCTCGCCCGGGCGTGCTCCGCAGGTGGAACTGAACAGCGCTCTCGTCGCGGTGCCAGGATTGCCGACATTAATGCCCGTGGACACACGGCGAATCGCCGGCGATTTGATGGGTAATAACGAACAAGCGACAACTTCGTTGAGGGAGAAGGGTTCGGCCGATCTCTCCTATAGCCTTGCGCGTGAATCGCGATTCCGTGTGAACATCTTTTCGCAGCGCGGCAGTTACGCCATCGTGATGCGCGTCATCCCGCACAGCGTGCCCACATTCGAGCAGTTGAACCTGCCGCCACAACTGGCCGACATTACCAAGCTGATCAACGGCATCGTCCTGGTCACGGGCCCCACCGGATCAGGTAAGAGTTCCACCCTGGCGGCGATCATCAACAAGGTCAACTTGGAGAAGGCGTGGCACATCGTCACCATTGAGGATCCGATCGAGTTTCTTCACCCTCATAAGCAGTGCACCATTCACCAACGAGAGTTGCATAGCGACACGCCGAGCTTTGCCCTCGCTCTGCGCGCTGCGCTGCGCCAGGCGCCAAAGGTCATCCTGGTCGGCGAAATGCGCGATCGTGAAACCATGGAGATTGCACTCGAAGCCGCGGAAACCGGCCACCTCGTCATGTCAACTCTCCACACCACCGACGCCTCCAAAACCGTGGAGCGCATCATCGGCACCTTCCCGATTTCCGACCAGCACATTATTCGAATCCGCTTAGCGAAGAGTTTCCGCTACATCATTTCGCAGCGTCTTATGCCGAAGAAGGATAAGACCGGACGCGTGGCTGCCATCGAGATTCTCAAGTCCACCATCCGCACTCGCGAGTACGTAGAGAAAGGCGAGAACGAAGGCAAGACCTTGCTCGACGCCATGCGCGATGGCGACCTCGACGGCATGCAGTGTTTCGACGACGTGATCGAGCGCATGATCCGCGAAGGTGTGGTCGACATTGATACTGGCCTCGGATACTCCACCAACCCCGGCAACCTGCGCCTCCAGTTGGCGGACCTGATTGATGCTCAGCGCGCCGCGGAATCTGAATTCGAACCATAA